One genomic segment of Bacteroides caccae includes these proteins:
- a CDS encoding LruC domain-containing protein has translation MMKKTIHFMPIIAIAMGGILFSCVDSGKDLYDPSYETSNPMGDGFAAPDGFDWSTIKTENVTVEVKDEEGGLYSYLVEIYTEDPLTNENASVLATRTANKENNFKATAAITLLPTQKGIYIKQTDPRGRVEVYLFDVPEDNDNFTCKLYYQESAAQNRVLMSRTATTRAVSPEKPVYTSIPSEAKEITEMQGTTLLRDASYKITSDYNGTFKFDGYDGEIKTKVYVDATWTIPTTFQFQNGIEIIVMDNAKIKASGVMTFIRNSMLTVMDEGNVEAENISFTNGAPAALRNWGNVSVTNTMTLHSGATLYNGGTITSKDIAINSNTQIINDNKIELEGEFNLPSNFSLENNGEIYGKKMIANSDAVITNKNIIIFETISFTNPTVNNSCSMEATISFYANGIKLNLTQGYIKAPKMEFQNGVVNLNNGSMLEATTRLDIPPGYATFYGKGENTSMIKSPIIAGQGFTYDGNLAIESDNHVEKSPHWTNFHVQNGAYITKIGESKVTIEVCTGTKNEGNKGEEPEEPKFPIIVDDTHNYAYLFEDQWPLYGDYDMNDLVMIIKERTISLNKNNKVEEFKLSIDLAATGATKSIGAAIMLDGVPASAIMQPVEFSDNSLIKSFNLNSNKIENGQDYAVIPLFDDAHKALGRDRYEQINTFANHSNNTNVKNISFTIKLSNLISPDELNINKLNVFIFVEGNRNNRKEIHVIGYQPTKLANTDLFGGNNDNSSVSGKKYYISKDNLAWGIMVPTDFKWALEYVNIKTVYSLFTDWVTSGGVKNQEWWKTFDSSKVYK, from the coding sequence ATGATGAAAAAAACAATTCATTTCATGCCAATCATTGCAATAGCAATGGGAGGTATCCTGTTTAGTTGTGTTGACTCGGGGAAGGATTTGTATGATCCCTCCTACGAAACGTCCAACCCAATGGGAGACGGTTTTGCTGCTCCTGATGGTTTTGATTGGAGCACAATCAAAACAGAAAATGTCACAGTCGAAGTTAAAGATGAAGAAGGAGGGTTATATTCCTACTTAGTAGAAATATATACAGAAGATCCTCTTACTAATGAAAACGCATCTGTACTGGCTACAAGGACAGCAAATAAAGAGAATAACTTTAAAGCTACAGCTGCTATCACTCTGCTACCTACGCAAAAAGGTATTTATATAAAGCAGACTGATCCCAGAGGACGTGTAGAGGTATATCTGTTTGATGTGCCGGAAGATAATGACAACTTTACCTGTAAACTCTACTATCAAGAATCTGCTGCTCAAAACAGAGTGTTAATGAGCCGTACCGCTACCACAAGAGCTGTTTCACCCGAGAAACCGGTTTATACTTCCATACCAAGTGAAGCAAAAGAAATTACAGAAATGCAAGGAACAACTTTACTGCGTGACGCTTCCTATAAAATTACCTCTGACTATAACGGTACATTCAAATTTGACGGATATGACGGTGAGATTAAAACCAAAGTTTACGTTGATGCAACATGGACAATTCCGACTACATTCCAGTTCCAGAATGGTATTGAAATCATTGTTATGGACAATGCTAAAATAAAAGCATCCGGAGTGATGACTTTTATAAGAAACTCCATGCTGACTGTCATGGATGAAGGAAACGTTGAAGCCGAAAATATATCATTTACTAACGGAGCACCTGCGGCATTAAGAAACTGGGGTAATGTATCAGTTACAAACACTATGACATTACATTCGGGAGCTACACTCTACAACGGAGGTACTATAACAAGCAAGGACATAGCAATTAATTCAAATACCCAAATTATCAACGACAATAAGATTGAACTTGAAGGAGAGTTTAACCTTCCGTCTAATTTCTCATTAGAAAATAACGGAGAGATTTATGGAAAAAAAATGATTGCAAACTCAGATGCTGTTATCACAAACAAAAATATAATCATTTTTGAGACGATCAGTTTCACTAATCCTACCGTCAACAATAGTTGCAGTATGGAAGCCACTATTTCCTTCTACGCAAACGGAATTAAGTTAAACTTAACCCAAGGATATATCAAGGCACCTAAAATGGAGTTCCAAAACGGAGTTGTTAACTTGAATAACGGCTCTATGCTGGAAGCAACTACAAGACTGGATATACCTCCTGGTTATGCTACGTTCTATGGAAAAGGTGAAAACACCTCTATGATAAAATCTCCCATTATAGCCGGTCAAGGATTTACTTATGACGGCAATTTGGCTATTGAATCAGATAATCATGTAGAGAAAAGTCCACATTGGACTAATTTTCATGTACAGAACGGCGCATATATTACAAAAATAGGAGAATCCAAAGTAACTATCGAAGTTTGTACAGGAACAAAGAACGAAGGAAATAAGGGAGAAGAACCAGAGGAACCTAAATTCCCGATCATAGTGGATGATACACATAATTATGCATATTTATTTGAAGATCAATGGCCATTATATGGAGACTATGATATGAATGATTTAGTCATGATTATCAAAGAAAGAACGATTTCTCTCAATAAGAATAATAAAGTGGAAGAATTCAAATTAAGCATCGATTTAGCCGCTACCGGAGCTACTAAAAGTATTGGAGCTGCTATCATGTTGGACGGTGTTCCTGCCAGCGCAATTATGCAACCTGTTGAATTTAGTGACAACTCTCTTATCAAAAGCTTCAACCTGAACAGTAATAAGATTGAGAACGGACAAGATTATGCAGTTATTCCGTTATTCGACGATGCGCACAAAGCATTGGGAAGAGATCGGTATGAACAAATTAACACCTTTGCCAATCATTCAAACAATACGAATGTTAAGAACATCAGTTTCACCATAAAACTCAGCAATCTGATTTCTCCGGATGAATTAAACATCAACAAACTGAATGTTTTCATTTTTGTGGAAGGAAATAGAAATAATCGTAAAGAAATTCATGTTATCGGCTATCAACCAACCAAACTAGCTAATACTGATTTATTTGGAGGAAATAATGATAATAGTTCTGTTTCCGGTAAGAAATATTACATCAGTAAAGACAATCTGGCATGGGGAATCATGGTCCCTACTGACTTCAAGTGGGCTTTAGAATATGTAAATATAAAAACTGTTTATTCCTTGTTTACAGATTGGGTAACTAGCGGTGGTGTTAAGAATCAGGAATGGTGGAAAACATTCGATTCATCTAAAGTGTACAAATAA
- a CDS encoding response regulator, which yields MKKKILLVDDKATIGKVAGIYLGKDYDFTYLEDPIKAIEWLNEGNVPDLIISDIRMPLMTGDEFLRYMKNNELFKSIPIVMLSSEESTTERIRLLEEGAEDYILKPFNPLELKIRIKKIID from the coding sequence ATGAAGAAAAAAATATTACTAGTCGATGATAAAGCGACTATTGGAAAAGTTGCCGGTATATACCTAGGTAAGGATTATGATTTTACCTATTTGGAAGATCCCATTAAAGCAATAGAATGGCTGAATGAAGGTAACGTACCTGATCTTATCATTTCAGACATCCGTATGCCGTTAATGACAGGTGACGAATTTCTAAGATATATGAAAAATAACGAGTTATTCAAGTCAATACCTATCGTTATGTTATCTAGTGAAGAAAGTACAACCGAAAGAATCAGATTGCTGGAAGAAGGAGCGGAAGATTATATTTTAAAGCCATTCAATCCACTAGAACTCAAAATTCGAATCAAAAAGATTATCGATTAA